Proteins encoded in a region of the Vibrio sp. CB1-14 genome:
- a CDS encoding CvfB family protein has product MINIGRINQLEVIKEADFGWFLDGEDYGSILLSKKHAPEDIAVGNTVDVFIYFDADNQVVATTDTPIAQVGEWGLMKVEGINSVGAFASWGIKEKDLLIPFSEQRGRLSEGQTILVYVYTDKASGRIVGTTKFNKLLDKTPARYKQNEQVDLLIAERSELGFKAIVNGEHWGMIFPSDVIGKLFVGKKLKGFIKQIREDGKIDLSLQKIGVAKMDDLSEKILSLLEKKGGFLPLSDKSTPEAIFAAFKTSKGTFKKSIGGLYKQGKIRIEKDGIYLNAE; this is encoded by the coding sequence ATGATTAACATAGGTCGTATTAACCAATTGGAAGTAATTAAAGAAGCAGACTTCGGCTGGTTCTTGGATGGAGAGGACTACGGCTCTATTCTACTTTCTAAAAAGCATGCTCCAGAGGACATCGCTGTCGGTAACACGGTCGATGTGTTTATCTACTTTGATGCAGATAACCAAGTTGTTGCAACAACGGATACGCCTATTGCACAAGTGGGCGAATGGGGTCTGATGAAAGTTGAAGGTATTAACAGTGTCGGTGCATTTGCAAGCTGGGGCATTAAAGAAAAAGATTTGTTGATCCCGTTTAGTGAACAGCGCGGTCGTTTGTCAGAAGGACAAACTATCTTGGTTTACGTTTATACAGACAAAGCATCGGGACGCATTGTTGGCACCACTAAGTTCAACAAATTATTGGATAAGACGCCAGCACGCTATAAGCAAAACGAACAGGTTGACCTTCTGATTGCAGAGCGTAGTGAACTAGGCTTTAAGGCCATCGTTAATGGTGAGCATTGGGGAATGATTTTCCCATCTGATGTCATCGGAAAACTGTTTGTGGGTAAGAAGCTTAAAGGCTTTATCAAGCAAATCCGTGAAGATGGCAAAATCGATCTGTCACTTCAAAAAATTGGTGTGGCGAAAATGGATGACTTGAGTGAGAAAATTCTGAGCTTGCTTGAGAAGAAAGGTGGCTTCTTGCCATTGAGCGACAAGTCAACACCAGAAGCGATCTTTGCTGCGTTCAAAACCAGTAAAGGTACCTTCAAGAAGAGCATTGGCGGTCTGTACAAGCAAGGTAAGATTCGTATTGAAAAAGACGGAATTTATCTTAACGCTGAATAA
- the proQ gene encoding RNA chaperone ProQ, whose translation MENTEKLKNSKEIIAYIAECFPKCFTVEGEAKPLKIGIFQDLAERLKDDEKVSKTQLRSALRQYTSSWRYLHGVKPGAVRVDLDGNDCGVLEEEHVEHAKATLAESKAKVAARRKEQAQKAREEGKAKPKAKKPQGARKPQTTKKTAKVSKPVETRALNADEMIIGKQVNVNMGKGNMAATIVEINKEDVRVQLINGLQMVVKAEHLRA comes from the coding sequence ATGGAAAACACTGAGAAGTTGAAGAACAGCAAAGAAATTATCGCGTATATTGCTGAATGTTTCCCTAAATGCTTTACTGTAGAAGGTGAAGCGAAACCACTTAAAATTGGTATCTTTCAAGATCTTGCTGAGCGTCTAAAAGATGATGAGAAAGTAAGCAAGACTCAGCTACGTTCAGCGTTAAGACAATACACTTCTTCTTGGCGTTACCTACACGGTGTTAAACCTGGAGCAGTGCGTGTTGATCTTGATGGTAACGATTGTGGTGTATTAGAAGAAGAGCACGTAGAGCACGCAAAAGCGACGCTAGCAGAAAGCAAGGCAAAAGTTGCTGCTCGTCGTAAAGAACAAGCTCAAAAAGCTCGTGAAGAAGGTAAAGCGAAACCTAAAGCTAAAAAGCCTCAAGGTGCACGTAAGCCACAGACTACAAAGAAAACAGCGAAAGTAAGTAAGCCAGTTGAAACGCGCGCTTTGAATGCAGATGAGATGATCATCGGTAAGCAAGTAAACGTAAACATGGGCAAAGGGAACATGGCTGCGACCATTGTTGAAATCAATAAGGAAGATGTGCGCGTTCAGCTAATAAATGGCCTACAAATGGTTGTTAAAGCGGAGCACCTGCGCGCATAA
- a CDS encoding ABC transporter ATP-binding protein: protein MPNTKDTISRSWLITQVKNHKPRLIVANLIAIIATLISVPIPLLMPLMVDEVLLDQPASGLAMMNTFMLDSWQTPIGYIAMTLVLVVMMRTVSQGLNILQGRQFTLVSKTITYQIRCKMIDKLGRISIAQYETRSSGGINAHLITDIETIDQFIGSTLSKFIISFLTVIGTAIVLLWLDWRLGLFILLVNPVVVYFSKKLGGMVKHLKKRENQAFEKFQNRLVETLDGIYQLRAANRERDFLNQLKEHANEVRSNADKYAWQSEAAGRLSFLLFLIGFELFRAVAMVMVLFSDLTIGQIFAVFGYLWFMLGPVQELLSIQFSWYSAKAALNRINTLLDLDEEPQIVSKINPFVDNTQVDVAIENVVFSYNSDKDVLKRLSLDIPAGKKVALVGASGGGKSTLIQLLIGVYKQNQGIIKFNGVDTNDIGFDIIRDKIAVVLQQPILFNDSLRHNLTLGKEYDDFSIWNALKVAQLQDVTDQLVDGLETQIGKNGIRLSGGQRQRLAIARMILSDPQFVILDEATSALDTATEAALHTALSEFLKDRTTLIVAHRLSAVKQADLIYVLEDGQVTQSGTHIELVEKEGLYQTLYGTVQSAS, encoded by the coding sequence ATGCCGAATACCAAAGACACTATTAGCCGTTCCTGGTTGATAACTCAAGTAAAAAATCACAAGCCACGTTTAATTGTTGCTAATCTCATCGCGATTATCGCTACGCTGATTAGCGTCCCTATTCCGCTATTGATGCCCTTAATGGTTGATGAAGTTCTTCTAGACCAACCTGCTAGTGGCCTTGCTATGATGAACACCTTCATGCTTGATAGCTGGCAAACTCCTATCGGCTATATAGCAATGACTCTGGTGCTAGTGGTTATGATGCGAACAGTCAGCCAAGGTTTAAACATTCTGCAGGGACGTCAATTCACCTTAGTGTCTAAGACCATTACCTATCAAATCCGCTGCAAAATGATCGATAAGCTCGGACGAATTAGCATCGCTCAGTACGAAACCCGCAGCAGCGGTGGTATTAACGCCCACCTTATTACCGATATCGAAACAATCGACCAATTCATCGGCTCCACACTGAGTAAGTTCATAATTAGTTTTCTCACTGTGATCGGCACTGCTATTGTGTTGCTGTGGTTAGACTGGCGTCTAGGCTTGTTTATTTTGTTGGTTAACCCTGTAGTGGTTTACTTTTCAAAGAAACTTGGCGGTATGGTTAAGCATCTTAAAAAGCGAGAAAACCAAGCATTTGAGAAATTTCAAAATCGTTTAGTCGAAACACTAGATGGCATCTATCAGTTACGCGCAGCCAACCGAGAGCGTGACTTTTTAAATCAATTAAAAGAGCATGCCAATGAAGTAAGATCCAATGCCGACAAATATGCCTGGCAGTCGGAAGCTGCAGGTCGACTCTCTTTCTTGCTGTTCCTGATTGGTTTTGAACTTTTTAGAGCCGTAGCCATGGTGATGGTTCTATTTAGTGATTTGACCATCGGACAGATTTTTGCCGTCTTCGGTTACTTGTGGTTTATGTTGGGGCCTGTTCAAGAGCTGCTGAGCATTCAGTTTTCTTGGTACAGCGCCAAAGCAGCTCTTAACCGCATCAATACGCTGCTCGACCTCGATGAAGAGCCACAAATCGTCAGTAAAATTAATCCATTCGTCGACAACACCCAAGTCGATGTCGCGATTGAAAACGTGGTGTTCTCCTATAACTCAGACAAGGATGTCCTCAAACGGTTGAGCTTGGACATACCCGCAGGAAAGAAAGTAGCCTTAGTTGGAGCCAGTGGTGGCGGCAAGTCAACACTCATCCAGTTACTTATTGGCGTGTATAAGCAAAACCAAGGCATTATCAAGTTCAATGGAGTTGACACAAATGACATAGGTTTTGACATTATTCGAGATAAAATTGCTGTTGTTTTACAGCAACCTATACTCTTTAATGACAGCTTAAGGCATAATTTGACTCTTGGAAAAGAGTACGATGACTTCTCCATATGGAATGCGCTGAAAGTAGCGCAGCTTCAAGATGTCACGGATCAGCTTGTTGATGGGCTAGAAACTCAAATTGGCAAAAATGGCATTCGGCTGTCAGGCGGTCAAAGACAGCGCTTGGCAATCGCTCGCATGATTCTAAGCGATCCGCAGTTTGTGATTTTGGATGAAGCGACATCGGCGCTCGACACAGCAACAGAGGCTGCTCTACATACTGCGCTTAGTGAGTTTTTGAAAGATCGCACAACGCTTATTGTTGCGCACAGACTCTCTGCGGTGAAACAAGCAGACCTCATCTATGTACTCGAAGATGGTCAGGTAACACAATCAGGAACCCATATTGAATTGGTCGAAAAAGAAGGTCTGTACCAAACCTTGTACGGTACTGTGCAGTCAGCAAGCTAA
- a CDS encoding GAF domain-containing protein → MNLDNYERLTKQAVALIESETDFIANLSNISALLFMELEDLNWAGFYLMKQGELVLGPFQGKPACVRIPVGRGVCGTAAATNTVQRVYDVHAFEGHIACDAASNSEIVIPFSINGEIAGVLDIDSPSIGRFNEIDEEGLTKFMDSVQKVLNSHTNVG, encoded by the coding sequence ATGAATTTAGACAACTATGAGCGTCTTACAAAACAGGCGGTTGCGCTCATCGAATCGGAAACCGACTTCATCGCTAACCTTTCTAATATTAGTGCACTTCTATTCATGGAGTTAGAAGACCTTAACTGGGCTGGCTTTTATTTGATGAAACAAGGCGAACTCGTCCTTGGTCCATTCCAAGGGAAACCGGCTTGTGTCCGAATTCCAGTAGGCCGAGGTGTTTGTGGTACTGCCGCTGCAACCAATACGGTACAACGTGTATACGATGTTCATGCATTTGAAGGTCATATCGCTTGTGACGCTGCGAGTAATTCTGAGATCGTAATTCCGTTTTCTATAAATGGAGAGATTGCCGGGGTGTTGGACATTGATAGCCCAAGTATTGGTCGATTCAACGAAATTGATGAAGAGGGATTAACCAAGTTCATGGATTCCGTACAAAAGGTGCTTAATTCCCATACAAACGTGGGCTAA
- a CDS encoding paraquat-inducible protein A, producing the protein MKSCAHSSPASQVRLCENCELPVDTIPLEPGQTADCPRCGTTVYRSEHASLNGNLALAITCLLLFIPSYYFDFITIRLVGVNIEGTLMEGFHALVKEGYLGLALLTMFCHTIAPLAMCFSILSAHFSLRRHWFMPLKWSLFILDHSRHWVMLDVFLISVAISCFKLQDYSDIFVGNALYSLVILQVITILIINRVSTRRYWELWHPESRLAITEKRIHCHSCHLSQQENTACIRCGSALHHRKPNSMQKTWALLIAATIAILPANLIPISILITNGQLLEDTIFSGVASLINNDMLGIAIIIFVASIVVPVAKIVGLAYLLICIQFNMVKNHRHALMIYRAIKWIGKWSMTDLFVIAIMLTLVDRGQILNFTPGFGAVAFGIVVVLTMLAAESIDPRLLWDKHASKIQSESDNTVE; encoded by the coding sequence ATGAAAAGCTGTGCCCACTCATCACCAGCTTCGCAAGTTAGACTCTGTGAGAACTGTGAACTACCTGTCGACACTATTCCTCTGGAACCTGGACAAACTGCTGATTGTCCTCGCTGCGGTACCACTGTGTATCGCAGCGAACACGCATCACTAAATGGCAACCTAGCGCTGGCTATTACCTGTCTGTTGCTGTTTATTCCCTCATACTACTTCGACTTTATTACTATTCGCTTGGTTGGAGTAAATATAGAGGGCACTTTAATGGAAGGCTTTCACGCTCTCGTTAAAGAAGGCTATCTGGGTCTAGCGCTACTCACCATGTTTTGTCACACCATTGCACCACTTGCGATGTGTTTTTCTATCCTAAGCGCTCACTTTTCACTGAGAAGACACTGGTTTATGCCGCTGAAGTGGTCGCTATTCATTCTTGACCACAGTCGCCATTGGGTGATGTTGGATGTATTCCTCATTAGTGTGGCGATATCCTGTTTCAAGCTGCAAGACTATTCCGATATCTTCGTTGGCAATGCCCTCTATAGTTTAGTTATCTTGCAGGTCATTACTATTCTGATTATCAATCGTGTCAGCACTCGCCGCTATTGGGAGTTATGGCATCCGGAAAGTCGCTTGGCGATTACCGAAAAACGTATTCATTGTCATAGCTGCCACCTATCGCAGCAAGAAAACACAGCATGTATACGATGCGGTAGTGCGCTCCACCACCGTAAGCCCAATTCAATGCAGAAAACATGGGCACTACTTATCGCAGCAACCATTGCCATACTCCCTGCAAACTTGATCCCCATCTCGATTCTCATCACCAATGGTCAACTATTGGAAGATACGATCTTCTCTGGTGTGGCATCATTAATTAATAATGACATGCTGGGCATCGCCATCATTATTTTCGTTGCTAGTATCGTGGTTCCCGTCGCTAAAATTGTGGGACTGGCATACCTCCTTATTTGTATTCAATTCAATATGGTCAAAAATCATCGTCATGCGCTGATGATTTACCGAGCCATCAAGTGGATTGGTAAATGGTCGATGACTGACTTGTTCGTCATCGCCATCATGTTAACGCTAGTGGATCGCGGACAAATCCTAAACTTCACTCCAGGTTTTGGCGCGGTTGCATTCGGAATTGTGGTGGTCTTAACTATGTTGGCCGCCGAATCTATTGACCCACGATTGTTATGGGATAAGCATGCGTCCAAAATTCAATCTGAGTCAGACAACACTGTTGAGTAG
- a CDS encoding MlaD family protein, with translation MSNDNQPQPSFAPEIKKTRRISPLWILPILTIALAGWLLVKAVHDAGQRVQIYFSDAQGLIAGRTTIRYQGLEVGMTRDINLSEDLSNIYVDADIYPEAAKLLGENTKFWLVKPSASLSGISGLDALVSGNYIAIHPATESSSSKSKFIALESVPTELAINDGLTVTLRAKDLGGISVGSKIVYKKIPIGEVYNFKLDDDAETVIIKASIQEEFRHIITNKSRFWNVSGIGASVGFQGVDIRLESLAAILAGAIAVDSPDGGEPVKDGSDFRLYKDLKTAGRGIPVKITLPDNSNLKGNGSPIMYRGLEIGRINNLSLNDGRDSIVASASIEPAFSDMLNQGTLFLLEEAKVSLTGVENLSNLLTGNFLTLVPGEGPQTRDFIAIQQEELDQVQAKSISLRLLADNSYGLEPGVNVLYRGIPVGNLSSVELVDDQVAMDIAIDVEYKHLIRSQNRFFVSGSATAELTEAGLSVTVPPAKQLLTGSISFVSEGQKTERAEFPLFQTKALAELAKHNQSGSMTMKLFAAELPPIKKGSPLLYRNMEVGSVADYELTDGGVYINVSIDNKYNHLVTKQTVFWNRSGVEVEASLSGINVKAAPLKTLIDGGIAFDSLPGIENKTGKNWKLYSDFNSARKFGQSITLFTTANDQAINKGMAIKYQGVKVGEVMLTLPDFDRDRVEIVARILPEYVKQLTNTGAYYWMVKPEIGLNGVKNLGAIVSQYIAVEPGKGEPSKQFDLHDFAKVDNGIQFVLQSENRGSIKPGTPILYRDIEVGRVTMVELGPFADRVVSTIEIDPNYAYLVRANSVFWNASGLNVQFGLSGANIKAGTVDSLLRGGITFSTPEGNQLQPQAKAGQTFYLNKEGDASWKQWRTAIPAP, from the coding sequence ATGAGTAATGATAATCAGCCACAGCCCTCTTTTGCGCCAGAGATAAAGAAAACGCGAAGAATATCGCCGCTTTGGATCTTACCTATTTTGACCATTGCCTTAGCAGGCTGGCTTTTGGTAAAAGCAGTGCACGATGCCGGGCAGCGTGTTCAAATCTATTTCTCCGATGCACAAGGCTTGATCGCCGGACGAACCACCATTCGATACCAAGGTCTTGAAGTCGGTATGACCCGAGACATCAATCTATCTGAAGACCTCTCGAACATCTATGTTGATGCAGACATCTACCCAGAAGCAGCAAAACTGCTTGGCGAGAACACTAAGTTTTGGCTGGTAAAACCTTCTGCGTCTTTGTCAGGCATATCTGGTCTCGATGCTCTGGTCTCAGGTAACTACATTGCCATTCACCCGGCAACAGAATCAAGCAGCTCAAAATCCAAATTCATTGCTCTTGAGTCAGTGCCAACAGAGCTTGCGATCAACGATGGCCTTACCGTTACTCTGCGAGCCAAAGATCTAGGAGGCATCTCCGTTGGCTCAAAGATTGTCTACAAAAAAATACCTATTGGCGAAGTCTACAACTTCAAGCTTGATGATGATGCTGAAACGGTCATTATCAAAGCGTCTATTCAAGAAGAGTTCCGTCACATCATTACCAACAAGAGCCGCTTCTGGAACGTGAGCGGCATTGGAGCAAGTGTTGGCTTTCAGGGTGTCGACATTCGCTTAGAAAGCTTAGCCGCAATTTTGGCAGGTGCGATCGCGGTGGACTCTCCTGATGGAGGTGAGCCAGTTAAAGATGGTTCCGATTTTAGACTCTACAAAGACCTCAAAACGGCTGGCCGAGGCATTCCAGTAAAGATCACGCTACCAGACAACAGCAACCTCAAAGGTAATGGCTCTCCAATCATGTACCGCGGGCTTGAAATTGGCCGCATTAATAATTTGTCACTCAATGATGGACGTGATTCGATTGTCGCTTCTGCATCAATCGAACCGGCGTTTAGCGATATGCTCAACCAAGGCACCCTCTTCTTACTCGAAGAAGCGAAAGTGTCCCTTACTGGTGTAGAAAACCTGTCTAACTTACTGACCGGCAATTTCCTAACGTTAGTCCCAGGTGAAGGTCCACAAACTCGTGACTTTATTGCCATTCAGCAAGAAGAACTCGACCAAGTACAAGCAAAATCTATCTCGCTTCGCCTGCTTGCTGATAACTCTTACGGTTTAGAACCAGGAGTTAATGTTCTCTATCGTGGTATCCCTGTTGGCAACTTATCCAGTGTTGAGTTGGTAGATGATCAAGTGGCCATGGATATTGCGATTGATGTGGAATACAAGCATCTCATTCGTTCTCAAAACCGCTTTTTCGTATCGGGTAGCGCAACCGCGGAGCTAACCGAAGCAGGACTTAGCGTAACAGTCCCACCAGCGAAACAGCTTCTGACTGGCTCCATTAGCTTTGTCAGCGAAGGACAAAAAACCGAACGTGCAGAGTTCCCACTATTTCAGACCAAAGCACTGGCAGAGCTCGCTAAGCACAATCAATCTGGCTCTATGACAATGAAGCTATTTGCAGCTGAATTGCCACCGATTAAAAAAGGTAGCCCACTGCTGTATCGCAATATGGAAGTCGGTAGTGTCGCTGATTATGAGCTGACCGATGGCGGCGTCTACATCAATGTGTCTATTGATAATAAATACAATCACCTTGTCACCAAACAAACGGTATTTTGGAATCGCTCTGGCGTTGAAGTAGAGGCTTCACTCTCTGGTATTAACGTTAAAGCGGCACCATTGAAAACTCTTATTGATGGTGGCATTGCCTTCGATAGCCTGCCGGGTATAGAAAATAAGACAGGTAAAAACTGGAAGCTCTATTCTGATTTTAACTCTGCGCGTAAATTCGGACAGTCCATCACCCTATTTACCACTGCTAATGATCAGGCCATCAACAAAGGCATGGCGATTAAGTATCAAGGGGTAAAAGTGGGCGAAGTTATGCTTACTCTTCCTGACTTCGATCGCGATCGTGTTGAGATTGTTGCGCGTATCCTACCGGAGTACGTGAAGCAGCTAACCAATACTGGTGCCTACTATTGGATGGTTAAACCTGAAATTGGCCTCAATGGGGTAAAAAATCTTGGCGCCATTGTGTCGCAATACATTGCTGTTGAGCCGGGTAAAGGTGAACCAAGTAAGCAGTTTGATCTGCACGACTTTGCAAAAGTCGATAATGGCATTCAGTTCGTCTTACAAAGTGAGAACAGAGGCTCTATCAAGCCAGGAACCCCTATCCTCTATCGTGATATTGAAGTTGGCCGTGTAACCATGGTTGAACTGGGCCCATTTGCTGATCGTGTGGTATCTACTATCGAGATTGACCCTAACTACGCGTACCTGGTTCGTGCCAATAGTGTATTTTGGAATGCTTCTGGCCTAAACGTTCAATTTGGCTTGTCTGGTGCAAATATTAAAGCAGGAACTGTGGACAGTTTGCTTCGTGGGGGAATCACTTTCTCAACACCAGAGGGTAACCAACTACAACCACAAGCAAAAGCCGGACAAACCTTCTACCTAAATAAAGAAGGTGATGCCAGCTGGAAACAATGGCGCACAGCCATTCCTGCGCCTTAG
- a CDS encoding PaaI family thioesterase has protein sequence MFSAMQKANFYLNTFGFFKVPLIWLCRPKLLKLDEDEVELLIPLKRRTKNHLNSMYFGVLAVGADVAGGFMAMSKAQQRGKRVSLAFKEVEGKFLRRPEADVIFTCKDGKLIDEMLDETIRSGERINKPVRIVATCPSLHGDEPMAEFSLVLSLKAKAS, from the coding sequence ATGTTTAGCGCGATGCAAAAAGCCAACTTTTATCTCAATACATTCGGTTTCTTCAAGGTGCCCCTAATTTGGCTTTGTCGCCCTAAGTTACTGAAGCTCGATGAGGACGAAGTAGAGTTGCTGATCCCCTTAAAACGTCGCACTAAGAATCATTTAAACAGTATGTATTTTGGTGTGCTAGCTGTCGGGGCGGACGTTGCAGGCGGTTTTATGGCGATGAGTAAAGCTCAGCAGCGTGGTAAGCGTGTGTCATTGGCGTTTAAGGAAGTGGAGGGCAAGTTTCTTAGACGTCCTGAAGCCGATGTGATTTTCACCTGTAAAGACGGCAAGCTTATCGATGAGATGCTCGATGAAACGATTCGCTCAGGCGAGCGAATCAATAAACCGGTTCGAATTGTGGCCACCTGTCCAAGTTTGCATGGTGACGAACCTATGGCCGAATTCTCTTTAGTGTTGTCTCTAAAGGCGAAGGCTTCTTAA
- the rsmF gene encoding 16S rRNA (cytosine(1407)-C(5))-methyltransferase RsmF codes for MHSNVYLPEDFLNHVDSFLPKHLSISDFIDACRRPLRKSIRVNTLKTTIEAFQKIAEQKGWRLHPIPWCQEGFWIDADESVVPLGNTAEHMAGLFYIQEASSMLPPSALYSDATETFESVLDMAAAPGSKTTQLAALMNNQGVLVANEFAASRVKVLHANIERCGVRNAALSNYDARVFGGWLPEQFDAILLDAPCSGEGTVRKDPDAMKNWSLDSTAEIAATQKDLIESAFHALKVGGTLVYSTCALSPEENQNVATHLLDTFGDAVQAESLINLFEGADKATTPEGFLHVFPQTYDSEGFFIAKFTKHASVTSPDVKKKLGKFPFSQLTNKEFSDIVTHLDQAFSLSVPESSVLWKRDNDIWLFPKALEPMLGEFRFSRMGIKIAEQHKKGYKWQHQVATALATADAEAVPLSIEDAREWFMGRDVRPEGLSGKGEVLVSYNGFIIGLGKWVGNRVKNGLPRELVRDKNLF; via the coding sequence TTGCATTCTAACGTCTATCTCCCAGAAGATTTTCTAAATCACGTCGACAGCTTCCTTCCAAAGCATTTATCGATCAGTGATTTCATTGACGCTTGTCGTAGACCACTTAGGAAAAGTATTCGCGTAAACACGCTCAAGACGACCATTGAAGCCTTTCAAAAAATCGCCGAGCAAAAAGGATGGCGCCTACACCCTATCCCTTGGTGCCAAGAAGGTTTTTGGATTGACGCCGACGAGTCTGTTGTACCACTAGGCAATACGGCTGAGCACATGGCTGGGCTGTTTTACATCCAAGAAGCCAGTTCAATGCTACCGCCTAGCGCCCTTTATTCCGACGCTACAGAGACATTCGAGTCTGTATTAGATATGGCAGCGGCACCTGGCTCTAAAACCACGCAGTTAGCAGCGCTGATGAATAACCAAGGCGTTTTAGTGGCCAATGAATTCGCAGCTAGCCGCGTTAAAGTACTGCATGCCAATATTGAACGTTGTGGCGTGCGCAACGCCGCGCTGAGTAACTACGATGCTCGTGTATTTGGTGGTTGGCTTCCAGAGCAGTTCGACGCTATTTTGCTCGATGCGCCTTGTTCGGGTGAAGGCACGGTTCGAAAAGATCCGGACGCGATGAAAAACTGGAGCTTAGATTCTACCGCAGAGATTGCCGCTACACAGAAAGACCTGATTGAGAGTGCTTTCCATGCGCTAAAAGTCGGCGGTACACTGGTGTATTCAACCTGTGCACTTAGCCCAGAAGAAAATCAAAACGTGGCCACACATCTTCTTGATACATTCGGAGACGCAGTTCAAGCCGAGAGCTTGATCAATCTATTTGAAGGCGCTGACAAGGCGACAACTCCGGAAGGCTTCCTACACGTTTTCCCTCAGACCTATGATAGCGAAGGCTTTTTCATTGCTAAGTTTACAAAACACGCTTCTGTCACTTCGCCAGATGTAAAGAAAAAGCTCGGGAAATTCCCTTTTAGTCAACTTACTAACAAGGAATTTAGTGACATTGTCACGCACTTAGATCAAGCATTTTCACTTTCTGTTCCAGAAAGCAGCGTGCTTTGGAAACGCGATAATGACATTTGGTTATTCCCAAAAGCATTAGAGCCAATGCTGGGCGAGTTTCGCTTTTCCCGTATGGGCATCAAAATCGCAGAGCAGCACAAGAAAGGCTACAAATGGCAACATCAAGTGGCCACAGCCCTAGCGACTGCCGACGCTGAAGCTGTGCCTCTGAGTATTGAAGATGCGAGAGAGTGGTTTATGGGGCGTGATGTGCGCCCAGAAGGACTAAGCGGTAAAGGCGAAGTGTTAGTTAGCTACAATGGTTTTATCATTGGTCTTGGTAAATGGGTGGGAAATCGAGTCAAAAATGGATTGCCTAGGGAATTAGTGCGCGACAAAAATCTGTTCTAA